Within the Bacillota bacterium genome, the region GCGGCCTGCCAAATTTACATTTAAATAGCAATATATTAAAGAATATTTTAACATATTACTATGATAAATTCAAGTAATATACACTGTTTTTAAATATAATCGAATTTTTGAACTAAACATACAAAAATTAAAGATTAATATAATAAATTTTGCCGAATATTATATTGTAATTATTTTTTAAATTCTATATACTAAAATGAGTATTGCGTGTATTCATGGATGGAGGAGCTATGAAAAGAACCGATATTGCCGCATTGTACAAAAATCCGACTGCTTTCAGCGACAGTGATATAACTGTCTGCGGCTGGGTGCGCACACTGCGGGATCAGAAAACGTTTGGATTCATAGAAATTAACGACGGCAGTAATTTCAAGGGTGTTCAGCTTGTTATTGAGGAAAAAACGCTTGAAAATTACAAGGATATTGTGCGCCTTAATGTCGGAAGCGCAATTTCGGCCTGTGGACGTTTTATCCTTACGCCAGATGCAAAACAACCATTTGAAATAAAAGCAGCCTCCGTCACGATAGAGGGTGAGTCTACTTCGGATTATCCTCTGCAGAAAAAACGCCACAGCCTTGAATTTTTACGGGAAATAGAGCATTTACGCATGCGCACAAATACTTTCAGCGCCGTTTTTCGTGTCCGTTCGGTCATTTCAAAGGCGATCCACGACTTTTTTGACGAGAACGGATTTGTATACGTCCACACGCCGATAATCACGGGAAGCGACTGTGAGGGTGCGGGCGAGATGTTCCGCGTTACTACCCTTGATATGAAAAATCCGCCCTTAACTGAGGACGGAAAAATAGATTACAAAGAGGACTTTTTTGGGAAAAGCACGAATCTGACTGTTTCCGGACAGCTTGAGGGCGAAACGTTCGCTATGGCTTTCGGCAAAATATATACCTTTGGCCCTACTTTCAGGGCAGAGAAGAGCAACACTGCCCGCCATGCCGCTGAATTTTGGATGGTTGAACCTGAAATGGCGTTTGCCGATCTTGATGACGATATGGTGCTTGCGGAGAGCATGATAAAATATACTATCCGCCGGGTGATGGAGCGATGTCCGGGTGATATGGAATTTTTCAATAATTTTATTGATAACACGCTTCTTTCACGTCTCGATTTCTTAATTAACTCAGATTTCGGGCGGGTAAGCTATACAGAAGCGGTGGAACGGCTTGAACCGTACAAGGACAAATTTGAATATCCCGTATATTGGGGCTGTGATCTGCAGACCGAGCATGAGCGTTTTCTTACCGAACAGCTCTATAAAAAACCGATTTTTCTAACGGATTATCCAAAAGAAATCAAAGCGTTTTATATGCGACAGAATGACGACGGTAAAACAGTCCGAGCTATGGATCTGCTTGTCCCGGGTGTCGGCGAGATAATCGGAGGCAGTCAGAGGGAAGAGCGTCTCGACGTGCTTGAAAAACGTATGCAGGAACTTGGACTTAATACTCAGGACTACTGGTGGTATCTCGATCTTCGAAAATACGGCGGCGCAAAACATGCCGGTTTCGGGCTTGGTCTTGAACGGCTTATTATGTATATCACGGGCGTTTCTAATATACGCGATGTCATCCCGTTCCCCCGCACGACGAAAAATGCAGAATTTTGATGGAGGAATTAAAATGGCAGTTACTAAAAATACAAAACGCTTAACACAGTTAAGCTTGATCATAGCTATAGAACTTATTGTCGGGCTGGTGCCCTATTTAGGCTATATCCCTGTTAATCCCGCGCTAAACATTACAATAATGCATATACCTGTTATTATTGCGGCGGTTGTTTTAGGACCCAAAGCCGGCGGGGAAGTCGGCTTTGTATTTGGCCTTACAAGCCTTATTAATGCAACTTTTTTACGTCCAAATCCTATCGAGTCACCTATTTTTTCACCTTTCTTCAAGGGCGGCGCTTTTAATGGGGGATGGGGCAGCGTTGTGATATGCTTTGTGCCGCGCATACTTGTAGGCGTTGTTGCCGGGTATGTATTTATTTTGCTGTTCAAAGGAAAGGCTAACCGCAAGCTTTCACTTTTAGTATCGGGCGTTTTGGGTTCACTTACAAACACTATCCTTGTGCTGGGCGGCATATACATATTTTTCAGAGAGCCTTATGCCAAAGCAAACGGCATGACTGTTTCAGCGATGCTTAAGATATTTATGAGTGTTATAGGGATTAACGGAATGCTTGAAGCTGCGGTTGCCGCGGTTTTGACATTAATAATAGCCGACAGATTACTTTCACTTAAAGATCAAAATAAATTATAAAGGTCAGGTTTTAATGGGTTTAGTTATTGGGATTGACATTGGGGGAAGCACGACAAAGATTATCGGGATAAAAGATAAAGAAATAATATCTCCGATTCAGGTTCGTGCAACCGATCCTATCGCTTCCCTCTACGGCGCTTTCGGCAAGTTTTGAGCCGAAAACGGCATCGAACTTCAAGA harbors:
- the asnS gene encoding asparagine--tRNA ligase, translating into MKRTDIAALYKNPTAFSDSDITVCGWVRTLRDQKTFGFIEINDGSNFKGVQLVIEEKTLENYKDIVRLNVGSAISACGRFILTPDAKQPFEIKAASVTIEGESTSDYPLQKKRHSLEFLREIEHLRMRTNTFSAVFRVRSVISKAIHDFFDENGFVYVHTPIITGSDCEGAGEMFRVTTLDMKNPPLTEDGKIDYKEDFFGKSTNLTVSGQLEGETFAMAFGKIYTFGPTFRAEKSNTARHAAEFWMVEPEMAFADLDDDMVLAESMIKYTIRRVMERCPGDMEFFNNFIDNTLLSRLDFLINSDFGRVSYTEAVERLEPYKDKFEYPVYWGCDLQTEHERFLTEQLYKKPIFLTDYPKEIKAFYMRQNDDGKTVRAMDLLVPGVGEIIGGSQREERLDVLEKRMQELGLNTQDYWWYLDLRKYGGAKHAGFGLGLERLIMYITGVSNIRDVIPFPRTTKNAEF
- a CDS encoding ECF transporter S component produces the protein MAVTKNTKRLTQLSLIIAIELIVGLVPYLGYIPVNPALNITIMHIPVIIAAVVLGPKAGGEVGFVFGLTSLINATFLRPNPIESPIFSPFFKGGAFNGGWGSVVICFVPRILVGVVAGYVFILLFKGKANRKLSLLVSGVLGSLTNTILVLGGIYIFFREPYAKANGMTVSAMLKIFMSVIGINGMLEAAVAAVLTLIIADRLLSLKDQNKL